A genome region from Hippopotamus amphibius kiboko isolate mHipAmp2 chromosome 1, mHipAmp2.hap2, whole genome shotgun sequence includes the following:
- the LOC130838773 gene encoding protein FAM136A-like: MAELQQPWVQEAVDSVVKSLERENIQKMQGFMFWCSASCYEDSQACMQQVHQCFELCHAPLAQAQACVTKCVDDHMNLIPTMTKKMKSLSSIRK, encoded by the coding sequence ATGGCGGAGCTGCAGCAGCCCTGGGTGCAGGAGGCGGTGGACTCCGTGGTGAAGAGTCTGGAGAGAGAGAACATCCAGAAGATGCAGGGCTTCATGTTCTGGTGCAGCGCCAGCTGTTATGAGGACAGCCAGGCGTGCATGCAGCAAGTGCACCAGTGCTTTGAGCTCTGCCATGCACCTCTGGCTCAAGCCCAGGCCTGCGTGACCAAGTGTGTGGATGACCACATGAACCTCATCCCTACCATGACCAAGAAGATGAAGTCTCTCTCATCCATTAGGAAATAG